From Xiphophorus hellerii strain 12219 chromosome 6, Xiphophorus_hellerii-4.1, whole genome shotgun sequence, the proteins below share one genomic window:
- the ccr9a gene encoding C-C chemokine receptor type 9a isoform X1, with amino-acid sequence MVLAHHGGGWMILEAPPPACVTPRRSFLLFVTLWFNGQKVRREANSQNLQSRGATMVSPHPSVCIDDLITVNMTSMDDIITAMTTEVPSTFSASSSTEDYYDYEAENLTDLMCDRQQVREFRSRYEPPFFWIITLVGGAGNLAVVWIYLSFRKRLKTMTDVYLLNLAVADLLFLVTLPLWATEASHGWIFGRAMCKINSALYKVNLFSSILLLTCISVDRYIVIVQTTKAQNSQLERRRCSRVVCAAVWLLALLLATPELAFAAPAAAGSSPYCRMVYPPDMGNRTKILVLSLQVSMGFFVPFIVMGFCYSVIIAKLFTTRNFEKHKAMRVILAVVAVFIVSQLPYNSMLVMEATQASNMTVTDCDQLKALDKAGQVLKSLAYMHACLNPFLYVFVGVRFRRDIARLLRCCLPRPSKTPLGKSRSPLSSTRVSMMSDSDTSQALSL; translated from the exons ATGGTTTTGGCTCATCATGGTGGCGGTTGGATGATTTTGGAGGCTCCTCCCCCAGCTTGCGTAACGCCGCGTCGCTCCTTCCTTTTGTTCGTCACGCTGTGGTTTAACGGACAGAAAGTGAGAAGAGAAGCAAACAGTCAGAATCTGCAGAGCCGAGGAGCCACCATGGTGAGTCCTCACCCGTCTGTCTGC ATTGATGACCTCATCACCGTAAACATGACCTCcatggatgacatcatcacagCAATGACGACAGAG GTCCCGTCCACCTTCAGTGCCTCGAGCAGCACCGAGGACTACTACGACTACGAGGCCGAGAACCTCACCGACCTGATGTGCGACCGACAGCAGGTGCGCGAGTTCCGGAGCCGCTACGAGCCGCCGTTCTTCTGGATCATCACCTTGGTGGGCGGAGCCGGCAACCTGGCCGTGGTCTGGATCTACCTGAGCTTCCGGAAGCGGCTGAAGACCATGACGGACGTGTACCTGCTGAACCTGGCGGTGGCCGACCTCCTGTTCCTGGTCACGCTGCCGCTGTGGGCCACCGAGGCGTCGCACGGCTGGATCTTCGGCCGCGCCATGTGCAAGATCAACTCCGCCCTCTACAAGGTGAACCTGTTCAGCAGCATCCTGCTGCTCACCTGCATCAGCGTGGACCGCTACATCGTCATAGTGCAGACCACCAAGGCCCAGAACTCCCAGCTGGAGCGGCGGCGCTGCAGCCGCGTGGTGTGCGCCGCGGTCTGGCTGCTGGCGCTGCTGCTCGCCACGCCGGAGCTGGCCTTCGCCGCGCCCGCCGCCGCCGGATCCTCGCCCTACTGCAGGATGGTTTACCCGCCCGACATGGGCAACCGCACCAAGATCCTGGTCCTGTCCCTGCAGGTGAGCATGGGCTTCTTCGTCCCCTTCATCGTCATGGGCTTCTGCTACAGCGTCATCATCGCCAAGCTGTTCACCACCCGAAACTTTGAGAAGCACAAGGCCATGCGGGTGATCCTGGCGGTGGTGGCGGTGTTCATCGTGTCGCAGCTGCCCTACAACAGCATGCTGGTGATGGAGGCCACGCAGGCGTCCAACATGACGGTGACGGACTGCGACCAGCTGAAGGCCCTGGACAAGGCCGGCCAGGTGCTGAAGAGTCTGGCCTACATGCACGCCTGCCTCAACCCCTTCCTCTACGTGTTTGTTGGCGTGCGCTTCCGCCGCGACATCGCGCGCCTGCTGCGCTGCTGCCTGCCGCGGCCCAGCAAGACTCCGCTGGGGAAGAGCAGGAGTCCTCTGAGCTCCACCCGCGTCTCCATGATGTCCGACAGCGACACCTCCCAGGCCCTGTCGCTGTAG
- the ccr9a gene encoding C-C chemokine receptor type 9a isoform X2, with translation MVLAHHGGGWMILEAPPPACVTPRRSFLLFVTLWFNGQKVRREANSQNLQSRGATMIDDLITVNMTSMDDIITAMTTEVPSTFSASSSTEDYYDYEAENLTDLMCDRQQVREFRSRYEPPFFWIITLVGGAGNLAVVWIYLSFRKRLKTMTDVYLLNLAVADLLFLVTLPLWATEASHGWIFGRAMCKINSALYKVNLFSSILLLTCISVDRYIVIVQTTKAQNSQLERRRCSRVVCAAVWLLALLLATPELAFAAPAAAGSSPYCRMVYPPDMGNRTKILVLSLQVSMGFFVPFIVMGFCYSVIIAKLFTTRNFEKHKAMRVILAVVAVFIVSQLPYNSMLVMEATQASNMTVTDCDQLKALDKAGQVLKSLAYMHACLNPFLYVFVGVRFRRDIARLLRCCLPRPSKTPLGKSRSPLSSTRVSMMSDSDTSQALSL, from the exons ATGGTTTTGGCTCATCATGGTGGCGGTTGGATGATTTTGGAGGCTCCTCCCCCAGCTTGCGTAACGCCGCGTCGCTCCTTCCTTTTGTTCGTCACGCTGTGGTTTAACGGACAGAAAGTGAGAAGAGAAGCAAACAGTCAGAATCTGCAGAGCCGAGGAGCCACCATG ATTGATGACCTCATCACCGTAAACATGACCTCcatggatgacatcatcacagCAATGACGACAGAG GTCCCGTCCACCTTCAGTGCCTCGAGCAGCACCGAGGACTACTACGACTACGAGGCCGAGAACCTCACCGACCTGATGTGCGACCGACAGCAGGTGCGCGAGTTCCGGAGCCGCTACGAGCCGCCGTTCTTCTGGATCATCACCTTGGTGGGCGGAGCCGGCAACCTGGCCGTGGTCTGGATCTACCTGAGCTTCCGGAAGCGGCTGAAGACCATGACGGACGTGTACCTGCTGAACCTGGCGGTGGCCGACCTCCTGTTCCTGGTCACGCTGCCGCTGTGGGCCACCGAGGCGTCGCACGGCTGGATCTTCGGCCGCGCCATGTGCAAGATCAACTCCGCCCTCTACAAGGTGAACCTGTTCAGCAGCATCCTGCTGCTCACCTGCATCAGCGTGGACCGCTACATCGTCATAGTGCAGACCACCAAGGCCCAGAACTCCCAGCTGGAGCGGCGGCGCTGCAGCCGCGTGGTGTGCGCCGCGGTCTGGCTGCTGGCGCTGCTGCTCGCCACGCCGGAGCTGGCCTTCGCCGCGCCCGCCGCCGCCGGATCCTCGCCCTACTGCAGGATGGTTTACCCGCCCGACATGGGCAACCGCACCAAGATCCTGGTCCTGTCCCTGCAGGTGAGCATGGGCTTCTTCGTCCCCTTCATCGTCATGGGCTTCTGCTACAGCGTCATCATCGCCAAGCTGTTCACCACCCGAAACTTTGAGAAGCACAAGGCCATGCGGGTGATCCTGGCGGTGGTGGCGGTGTTCATCGTGTCGCAGCTGCCCTACAACAGCATGCTGGTGATGGAGGCCACGCAGGCGTCCAACATGACGGTGACGGACTGCGACCAGCTGAAGGCCCTGGACAAGGCCGGCCAGGTGCTGAAGAGTCTGGCCTACATGCACGCCTGCCTCAACCCCTTCCTCTACGTGTTTGTTGGCGTGCGCTTCCGCCGCGACATCGCGCGCCTGCTGCGCTGCTGCCTGCCGCGGCCCAGCAAGACTCCGCTGGGGAAGAGCAGGAGTCCTCTGAGCTCCACCCGCGTCTCCATGATGTCCGACAGCGACACCTCCCAGGCCCTGTCGCTGTAG
- the opn4.1 gene encoding melanopsin-like — protein sequence MAGNCTDHQKHLGMPVPTHGALQQQRPFPTVDVPAHAHYIIGCVILLVGVTGTLGNALVIYVFCRSKTLRTPSNLLVVNLALADFLMSVTQSPVFFVASLHRRWVFGEFACELYAFCGALFGIASMMTLTAIAGDRCLAITRPLALLGAVSRQRLSVVAVGLWVYSLGWSLPPFFGWSAYVPEGLQTSCSWDYMSFTVTVRTYTVLLFVFVFFIPLAVIGSCYLAIFRAVRRAAQEVKRLSSGETTKAYERLRGEWRMARVALGVILLFVVSWSPYSAVALTATAGYAHLLTPYMNSVPAIIAKASAIHNPIIYAITHPKYRAAIGRHFPLLRAVLRLHEKDLHSPFSSSTASSRRTTLSGSPGVRWPQSRLSSASDSDSCWTESEADGSSAASTAINRRTSTQVSAEPSDPAHMSHRVESRPTDSDSPEGGAAILLATI from the coding sequence ATGGCCGGAAACTGCACAGATCACCAGAAACACCTGGGGATGCCCGTCCCCACCCACGGCgccctgcagcagcagcgccCGTTCCCTACTGTGGACGTTCCTGCGCATGCCCATTACATCATCGGCTGTGTGATCCTGTTGGTGGGAGTGACGGGCACGCTGGGGAACGCTCTGGTCATCTACGTGTTCTGTCGTAGCAAGACGCTGCGGACACCCAGCAACCTGCTGGTGGTCAACCTGGCGCTGGCGGACTTCCTGATGTCGGTGACGCAATCTCCGGTCTTCTTCGTGGCCAGCCTGCACCGCCGCTGGGTGTTCGGAGAGTTTGCCTGCGAGCTCTATGCCTTCTGCGGCGCTCTGTTCGGCATCGCGTCCATGATGACGCTCACGGCCATCGCCGGGGACCGCTGCCTGGCCATCACGCGGCCGCTGGCGCTGCTGGGCGCCGTGAGCCGCCAGCGGCTCTCCGTGGTGGCCGTGGGGCTGTGGGTGTACTCGCTGGGCTGGAGTCTGCCGCCGTTCTTTGGGTGGAGTGCCTACGTCCCTGAAGGTCTACAGACGTCCTGCAGCTGGGATTACATGAGCTTCACGGTCACGGTGCGCACCTACACCGTCCTGCTCTTCGTCTTCGTCTTCTTCATCCCCCTGGCCGTCATCGGCTCCTGCTACCTGGCCATCTTCAGGGCCGTGCGACGGGCGGCTCAGGAGGTGAAGAGGCTGAGCAGTGGCGAGACCACCAAGGCGTATGAACGGCTGCGCGGCGAGTGGCGGATGGCCCGAGTGGCTCTGGGAGTCATTCTGCTCTTCGTCGTGTCCTGGTCGCCGTACTCCGCCGTCGCTCTGACCGCCACCGCTGGCTACGCCCACCTGCTGACCCCCTACATGAACTCGGTACCTGCAATCATCGCCAAGGCCTCCGCCATCCACAACCCCATCATCTACGCCATCACACATCCAAAGTATCGTGCTGCCATTGGTCGACACTTCCCGCTGCTGCGTGCTGTGCTGCGGCTGCATGAAAAGGACCTTCACTCCCCGTTCAGCTCCAGCACCGCCTCGTCTCGCCGCACCACGCTCAGCGGTTCGCCAGGGGTCCGCTGGCCGCAGAGCCGGCTGTCCTCAGCTTCTGACAGCGACTCCTGCTGGACGGAAAGCGAAGCTGACGGCTCCAGCGCCGCATCAACAGCCATCAACCGCCGGACATCCACCCAGGTGTCAGCTGAGCCGTCTGACCCCGCCCACATGAGCCATCGGGTTGAGTCTAGACCGACAGACAGCGACTCACCTGAAGGGGGCGCTGCCATTCTGCTGGCTACAATATAA
- the LOC116721410 gene encoding zinc finger protein Xfin isoform X1 → MSWVAQRYSDISPVTLQVVGGAMSSSLYCQQVEGLSQVESFLVELYRCKVCQFTCGMKAGIGSHLLLRHHPPALACLTGPDGQRVSQEGAEPESPYRLSLDGESKQSDEDEDFLLYDMLGGMSPPTCDISTEEGLQVAHTCEVSTLFEESSMFPLKGAPVELSCPATPPSTQEQTDQSAQSAHLMTLGLCRISSVRPPPADGREAPPSGRLPCPLCPLTLPSERLLDVHVRSHRAAGGFGCSRCGRTADSWEALEPHCRRRCRRGRRRKRRSGRTGGGSSADWPSDRWRARLTAPQDPKRAELPDSRPSPIGRPLNLPGPTANQKAACDPSSSVPSLTSLSQSGSSQVDSPIRNQEQAGLTCSLCHRKFSSKLTLRRHLGVHGAEKPFTCPHCPYSSRLKASLRQHLRTHTGEKPFRCAECPYASIDRSSLLRHSRTHSQVKPYRCQLCSYSSIQKKSLDLHARRHHTGEVFPCQQCEYSSPDRQLLLKHTRRRHAPSLLPAI, encoded by the exons ATGTCGTGGGTGGCACAGCGCTACAGTGACATCAGCCCGGTGACTCTGCAGGTGGTGGGCGGAGCCATGAGCTCCAGCCTGTACTGCCAGCAGGTGGAGGGTCTGTCGCAGGTGGAGTCCTTCCTGGTGGAGCTCTACCGCTGCAAGGTGTGTCAGTTCACCTGCGGCATGAAGGCGGGCATCGGCAGCCACCTTCTGCTGCGCCACCACCCCCCCGCCCTCGCCTGCTTGACCGGACCCGACGGACAGCGGGTGAGCcaggagggggcggagccagagTCGCCCTACCGGCTGAGTCTGGATGGAGAGTCCAAGCAGAGCGACGAAGACGAGGACTTCCTGCTCTACGACATGCTGGGCGGCATGAGCCCGCCCACCTGTGACATCAGCACAGAGGAGGGGCTTCAGGTGGCACACACCTGcgag GTCAGCACTCTGTTTGAGGAGTCCTCCATGTTCCCCCTGAAGGGGGCGCCGGTGGAGCTGTCCTGTCCCGCCACGCCTCCCTCCACCCAGGAGCAGACGGACCAGTCTGCCCAGTCCGCCCACCTCATGACCCTGGGACTCTGTCGGATCTCCTCCGTCAGGCCTCCTCCCGCCGACGGCCGAGAGGCTCCGCCCTCCGGCCGGCTGCCGTGTCCCCTCTGTCCCCTGACGCTCCCGTCAGAACGGCTGCTGGACGTCCACGTCCGGTCGCACCGAGCCGCCGGCGGCTTCGGCTGCAGCCGCTGCGGCCGGACGGCCGACAGCTGGGAGGCGCTGGAGCCGCACTGCAGGAGGCGCTGcaggagaggaaggaggaggaagaggaggagcggCAGGACGGGTGGAGGATCTTCGGCTGATTGGCCTTCAGACAGGTGGAGGGCCCGGCTGACCGCACCACAAGACCCAAAGAGGGCGGAGCTTCCTGACAG CAGACCTTCTCCTATTGGTCGACCTCTGAATCTCCCCGGGccaacagccaatcagaaagcagcaTGTGATCCGAGCAGCTCTGTTCCCAGTCTGACCAGTTTGTCCCAGTCTGGTTCGTCCCAGGTTGACTCACCAATCAGGAACCAGGAGCAGGCGGGCCTCACCTGCTCTCTGTGCCACAG GAAGTTCTCCTCTAAGCTGACTCTGAGACGTCACCTGGGCGTCCACGGAGCCGAGAAACCCTTCACCTGTCCTCACTGTCCCTACAGCAGCAGGCTGAAGGCCTCGCTGAGGCAACACCTGAGGACTCACACAG GTGAGAAGCCGTTCAGGTGTGCTGAGTGTCCGTACGCCTCCATCGACCGCAGCTCCCTGCTCAGACACAGCAGGACTCACAGCCAGGTGAAGCCGTACCGCTGCCAGCTCTGTAGCTACAGCAG CATCCAGAAGAAGAGCCTGGACCTCCACGCTCGCCGCCATCACACAGGTGAGGTGTTTCCATGCCAACAGTGCGAGTACTCCAGCCCGGACCgccagctgctgctgaaacacACGCGAAGACGCCACGCCCCCTCCCTGCTCCCTGCAATCTGA
- the LOC116721410 gene encoding oocyte zinc finger protein XlCOF6 isoform X2, whose amino-acid sequence MSWVAQRYSDISPVTLQVVGGAMSSSLYCQQVEGLSQVESFLVELYRCKVCQFTCGMKAGIGSHLLLRHHPPALACLTGPDGQRVSQEGAEPESPYRLSLDGESKQSDEDEDFLLYDMLGGMSPPTCDISTEEGLQVAHTCEVSTLFEESSMFPLKGAPVELSCPATPPSTQEQTDQSAQSAHLMTLGLCRISSVRPPPADGREAPPSGRLPCPLCPLTLPSERLLDVHVRSHRAAGGFGCSRCGRTADSWEALEPHCRRRCRRGRRRKRRSGRTGGGSSADWPSDRWRARLTAPQDPKRAELPDRPSPIGRPLNLPGPTANQKAACDPSSSVPSLTSLSQSGSSQVDSPIRNQEQAGLTCSLCHRKFSSKLTLRRHLGVHGAEKPFTCPHCPYSSRLKASLRQHLRTHTGEKPFRCAECPYASIDRSSLLRHSRTHSQVKPYRCQLCSYSSIQKKSLDLHARRHHTGEVFPCQQCEYSSPDRQLLLKHTRRRHAPSLLPAI is encoded by the exons ATGTCGTGGGTGGCACAGCGCTACAGTGACATCAGCCCGGTGACTCTGCAGGTGGTGGGCGGAGCCATGAGCTCCAGCCTGTACTGCCAGCAGGTGGAGGGTCTGTCGCAGGTGGAGTCCTTCCTGGTGGAGCTCTACCGCTGCAAGGTGTGTCAGTTCACCTGCGGCATGAAGGCGGGCATCGGCAGCCACCTTCTGCTGCGCCACCACCCCCCCGCCCTCGCCTGCTTGACCGGACCCGACGGACAGCGGGTGAGCcaggagggggcggagccagagTCGCCCTACCGGCTGAGTCTGGATGGAGAGTCCAAGCAGAGCGACGAAGACGAGGACTTCCTGCTCTACGACATGCTGGGCGGCATGAGCCCGCCCACCTGTGACATCAGCACAGAGGAGGGGCTTCAGGTGGCACACACCTGcgag GTCAGCACTCTGTTTGAGGAGTCCTCCATGTTCCCCCTGAAGGGGGCGCCGGTGGAGCTGTCCTGTCCCGCCACGCCTCCCTCCACCCAGGAGCAGACGGACCAGTCTGCCCAGTCCGCCCACCTCATGACCCTGGGACTCTGTCGGATCTCCTCCGTCAGGCCTCCTCCCGCCGACGGCCGAGAGGCTCCGCCCTCCGGCCGGCTGCCGTGTCCCCTCTGTCCCCTGACGCTCCCGTCAGAACGGCTGCTGGACGTCCACGTCCGGTCGCACCGAGCCGCCGGCGGCTTCGGCTGCAGCCGCTGCGGCCGGACGGCCGACAGCTGGGAGGCGCTGGAGCCGCACTGCAGGAGGCGCTGcaggagaggaaggaggaggaagaggaggagcggCAGGACGGGTGGAGGATCTTCGGCTGATTGGCCTTCAGACAGGTGGAGGGCCCGGCTGACCGCACCACAAGACCCAAAGAGGGCGGAGCTTCCTGACAG ACCTTCTCCTATTGGTCGACCTCTGAATCTCCCCGGGccaacagccaatcagaaagcagcaTGTGATCCGAGCAGCTCTGTTCCCAGTCTGACCAGTTTGTCCCAGTCTGGTTCGTCCCAGGTTGACTCACCAATCAGGAACCAGGAGCAGGCGGGCCTCACCTGCTCTCTGTGCCACAG GAAGTTCTCCTCTAAGCTGACTCTGAGACGTCACCTGGGCGTCCACGGAGCCGAGAAACCCTTCACCTGTCCTCACTGTCCCTACAGCAGCAGGCTGAAGGCCTCGCTGAGGCAACACCTGAGGACTCACACAG GTGAGAAGCCGTTCAGGTGTGCTGAGTGTCCGTACGCCTCCATCGACCGCAGCTCCCTGCTCAGACACAGCAGGACTCACAGCCAGGTGAAGCCGTACCGCTGCCAGCTCTGTAGCTACAGCAG CATCCAGAAGAAGAGCCTGGACCTCCACGCTCGCCGCCATCACACAGGTGAGGTGTTTCCATGCCAACAGTGCGAGTACTCCAGCCCGGACCgccagctgctgctgaaacacACGCGAAGACGCCACGCCCCCTCCCTGCTCCCTGCAATCTGA